Genomic DNA from Marinobacter sp. ANT_B65:
GTAATGTTCACCTTTGGTAAAGAGCCTCGCCGGTTCATGCTCGAAGCGGTCGACCACCGCCTGGAACTGTTTGGCACAGGTATAGGCCTGATGCAGCTGATTCTTCCTGTCGTGGTAGCGGTGATAGTGCTGGCTCTGGTGCTGATCCAGCGATACACCCGCCTGGGCAAGGTGCTGGGTGCAACCGTCCAGAACCCGACTGCGGCCCGAATGATGGGTATCCACGTAACCCGGGTGGTCGCCATATCCTTTGCTGTCTCAACCGTATTTGCCGGCATTGCCGGACTTCTGATTGCCCCCCTTGTGAGTGTGCATTCAGAAATGGGCATGCTGTTTGGCCTCAAGGCCTTCGCCGTAGCCATTCTTGGCGGCATCAGCAGTCTCAATGGCGTGGTGCTGGCGGGCCTGCTGTTCGGCCTTACGGAAGCCCTGATCATTGTTTACCTGGGCTCCACTCTCTCCCAGATCCTGACCTTCAGCCTGGTCATCTTTGCCCTGGCAATACGCCCCAACGGTCTGTTCGGTTCCAAAAAGCTGGTGAAAGTATGATGTCCCCCAATTCCCTGGTTTCTCATCGATGGCTGGTACCAAGTCTGCTGGGCCTTCTGGCACTGACAGGCGCGGTGCTGTCCTTTACCCTCGGTGGCTACGGCCTGCTGGTCATGACACTCATCGCCCTGACAACAGTCGTGTGCAGCGGCCTCAATATTCTGATTGGCCTTAGCGGTCAGATCTCGTTTGGCCACGTCGCGTTCTACGCCATTGGCGCCTATATCTCTGCATTGATGACCATGGCAGGAGTCCCTCTGGTGTTGGCCATGGCCTGCGCGGCCATAGTCACCGCAGCTGTCGGCGCCCTGCTGGCAATACCGGCGGTGCGTGTCAGCGGCCCCTACCTCGCCATGGTGACCATCGCCTTCGGCTTTATCGTGCACCACGGCCTGATTGAGTGGCGCTCCCTTACCGGTGGCGCCAACGGCCTGATCGGCGTGCCGATGCCGGATACCGGCAGCCTCCCCGCCAGCACCGGGCTCGCCCTGATTGCAGTAGCACTGATGGTCGCCTCGCTACTGTTTTTCCACCGCCTTGCTGGCAGCAGCTGTGGGCGGGCAATCCGCTCCGTAAAGGCAACAGAAATCGCAGCCCGTTCTCTGGGCTTCAATCCGGTTCAGACCAAAACTCTGGCCTTCGCCCTGTCGGCACTTTTCGCCGGGCTGGCGGGATCACTATTGTCGCCGCTGATGATGTTTATCAACCCGGATTCCTTTCCCTTTACCCAGTCCATTCTTTTTGTACTGGCAGTGGTTGTCGGCGGTGCCGGAACCGTGTTCGGGCCCTTACTGGGTGCCATTCTTATTGTGCTCGTGCCGGAACTGCTGTCCAGTATGGCGGAGATGCGACTTCTCTTGTTTGCCGGGGTCCTGCTGGGGGTACTATGGATCGCACCTACCGGCGCGCTTGGCGTGCTCCAGGCCAGATTTTCGAAACCGGAGAGACTGGTGCCCCGGCAACAGCCGGATTCTGCCCGACTGGCGAGCTTCCTGACCTGCGATGCGGGTGCTCCTGACGGTCTGCATGTGAAGGACATAGGCATCCGGTTCGGCGGCGTCCAGGCGGCCGAACGGGTCAGCTTCAATGCCATGCCTGGCACTGTCACCAGTATTATCGGGCCCAACGGTGCCGGCAAGACGACGGTACTGAACATGGTCAGCGGCTTCTACGCACCAGACAGCGGCCGCATTGAACTCAACGATGACCTGGCCGGCCTGCCCGCCTGGAAAATCGCCCGGGCCGGGATTGCCCGGACCTACCAGACCACCCAGTTGTTTGCAGGGCTGACTGTACTTGAGAACCTGCTGGCAGGTATGCAACGTGGCCGCCTGGGGGATTTCTGGCGCAAACCCGACCCTCAACAGGTAGACATTGCCATGGATCTGCTGGCCCTCGTGGGCTACCGGGGATCAGTGCATACCCAGGCCGAAGCCTTGCCTCATGTCGATCGTCGCCTGGTGGAAATCGCCCGGGCCCTGGCACTCAGACCAAGAGTGTTGTTGCTGGATGAGCCGGCCGCAGGCCTGAGCCGGGCCGATACCGATCAGGTCACCGGACTGCTTCGAACCATTGCAGGCTATGGTATTGCCGTGATTCTGGTAGAGCACGATATGACTATGGTGATGTCTGTTTCAGACCGCATTCTGGTGCTGGACTCCGGACACCCCATCGCCTGGGGGGAGCCAGAAGAGATTCGTTCCAACCCCGAGGTTGTGAGAGCTTACCTGGGAAGTACCGATTACCAGGCACCGCCGCGCCCCCAAGCCTGGGATGGCAGCCGGGACGCTACCCTGTTCGTCAAGGATCTCGTAATCGATTACGGCGCCGCCCCGGTGGTCGAGGGTGTAAGCCTGGTGGTAAATCCGGGCGAACTGATTGCCATTCTTGGGGCCAATGGCGCGGGCAAATCCAGCATTCTTCAGGCCATTGCGGGACTGCACTCAGCCTCCGGGGGCTCAGTGGTGCTCAATAACGAAAATATCGAAACCCTGGACGCCAACCAGATTGCCGGCAAGGGCCTGGCTCTGGTACCCGAGGGCCGCCAGGTATTCCCGGAACTGAGTGTGCGGGACAACCTGCTTATGGGGGCTTATTCCCGTACGGATAACGCCAATCTTGATCAGGATGTGAATGACATTCTCGCGCGCTTCCCCAGGCTGCAGGACCGCATTAACAGCCCCGCCGGCCTGCTGTCCGGGGGCGAGCAGCAGATGGTAGCCATAGGCCGCGGGCTAATGGCAAAACCTTCAATCCTGCTATTGGACGAACCCTCTCTGGGGCTGGCACCTGCCATGGTGGCCGAGCTTTACGATGCCCTGGCCACTCTGCGTGATGAAGGCGTCACCCTGTTACTGGTAGATCAGATGGCCAATCTGGCCCTCCAGGTAGCGGACCGGGCTTATGTACTGGAAACCGGGCGGGTAGTGCACTCCGGCGATGCCGAGACTCTACTTAACGATCCGGAACTCGAAGCCGCTTATCTGGGGGAAAATGTTGCATGAGTTCAATACTGTTCAAAAACCTGAGGCTTCCAGACCAACCGGAGAAGATCACTGAACTGCGGGTAGAAGATGGCAGATTCACCCGGAACTTCTCCAACGACGCATCACCATCAACCGAAATCGATCTGGAAGGCCACCTGGTTCTGCCAGGCCTCATCGAGACCCACATTCACCTCGACAAGGCCTGCATCATGGACCGTTGCAGGCTGCAGGAAGGCACTCTGGAGGAAGCCGTGGCCAGTACCAGTGCTGCCAAGTCGGAATTCACAGAGGCAGATGTTTACCAGCGGGGCGCCCACATCCTCGAACAAGCCATTTCCCAGGGTACCACCCATATGCGTACCCACGTGGAACTGGACCCCGGCATCGGCCTGACCGGCTTCCGGGCAATCCGCCGGCTGCAGCAGGACTACGCCTGGGGTATCAGCCTGGAAATCTGTGTATTCCCTCAGGAGGGCCTGCTCAATAATCCAGGTACTGAAGAGCTACTGTGCGAAGCTCTGGAAAACGGCGCCACTGTTCTTGGCGGCTGCCCTTATATGGATAGCGATCCCGCTGGCCAGATCCAGCGACTGTTCGAACTCGCGGAGCGTTACAACTGTGACCTGGATTTGCACCTGGACTTCGACCTCAACCCCCGGGGTATGACGATACCGGAAGTGATTCAATGTACCCTGGCCCATGGCTGGCAGCACCGGGTTACTATCGGCCACGCCACCAAACTATCGGCGTTAGAGCCAGAGCAATTCAGGGAAACCGCTCTGGCTCTGGCCGAAGCAGGCGTTCAGGTGACGGCATTACCGGCCACAGACCTGTTCCTCACCGGCCGGGAGGCCACCCACAATGTGCCACGGGGCGTAGCGCCGCTGGCAAGGCTACATGCCTGTGGTGTGACCTGTTCGCTGTCCACCAATAACGTAGGAAACCCCTTCACACCCTTCGGCGATGTATCGCTCATCCGCCAGGCCAACCTGCTGGCCAATGTCTGTCATCTGGGCACAGCGGCGGAGCTGGCGCGCTGCCTGGCGTGGATTTCGGAGGAGTCGGCGAAGCTGATCCGCCTGCAGGACTATGGTCTGACACCGGGTTGTAAGGCCGACTTTATCGCACTGGATGCCGATTCACCGGCGGCGGTGATCGCGAACCTCGCGCAGCCGATGATGGCCTTCAAAGGTGGCCGTCAGAGTTTTGAACGCAAACCCGCAAAGCTTTTCGTGCCGACAAGCCCTAACTGACACTGCCATACACCGGATCAGCCCTTCTGAAGCAAAACAGCCAACTCCGTCCCGACGCAGAGGGCTGTCAGCTGATCCTCAGATCAGCCTCCAGATGTTTACGATAGATCCCAACATCCCAGTCGCGGTACTTTGTATATGTATCAATTTTCATCCCCACCTTCTCTGCTACTCGGGCAGAAACAACATGACGATTAGCGATAATCGCGATAACTGAGTCAAAATGGCACTGTGAAAAGCCATACGCCAGCGCTGCGGCGGCAGCTTCTGAGGCGAGCCCCTGATTCCACGCAGCACGCGCAAGGCGATAAGCAACCTCTACCTCCTGCACTCCGTTAAGATCAACCTGGCTCAGGCCGCAAAAACCAATAATCGCTCCCGACGAACGGTCAGCAATTCCCCACTGACCAAAACCATGCTCCCGGTACGACTCCAGACACCAGTCAATAAACTTTCGGGTATCATCCTCAGTGCACGGCCCGTTGGTTGAGAACTCCATTACCGCCGGATCGCCAAGAATTCCTGAAAGCGCGCCAACATCATTCGAGGTGAGCTCCCGAAGCACTAATCTCGGCGTTTCAACTATAACCATGACTGTCCTCGAAAAATCTGACGTCCCGCTTGAGCTGGCCGTTACACAATTTACAAATACGCATTTAAATAGAAATAGAGAGGGAGAACTGCGATACCAAAAGTTATAACCATTCCGAAAAAACCCGGTTTTACCAGATAGCTCTTCTCCGGTTTTCTGGGATTATAAAATACGTCTACAGTGCCATCATCATTTTCTTTGATGTTGTTTAACTGCCCTTTAATCAGGAACCTGGCATTATGAGATGCAACGATTACCCAAGGTGACACTCGCTTTCCCTGGTACGTTTTCTCAGAAACCTGATATACATACAGGGAGTCAGCTTTATAATCCTGAAACGACAAACCCATCGTCGTAGAGCCCCACTTCCCAACAGAAACACTTTTCAGAAAACCCTTTGCTACCGGCCACTGCGTTATAAGAACCTGCCTTAAAAAAGAGTATAAACACACGGCGAACGCATAAATTACTACAAAAAAAAGTACTCCCTGCTTTTCTCCTTCAGTGGCAAGTACCCACATATCCTTTGCATATTCAACCATGTTTTTGATTACCTATTACATAAGACCAGCAAAGCGCAGTTAGCGGCCAGAGTCGTCAATATCAAAAACTTTAGTGGCTACCGGCAGGGAATTCCACTACTTCATCACCTTCCTGCCAGGGTTGAAATCTGATCATGGCCTGCTGAAACGCAGGGTGTTCCAGCCAGCCCTTCAGCCACTGCTGTAGATGAGGGTAAGGCAGACTGTAAAACACCTCCCGGTCTACATGGGCGAACTGTCGTACAAAAGGCATAATACCGATATCAGCGATGCTGATGTCGTCCCCCAGCAGGTACCGGTTCCTGGTTAACGAATGTTCCAGTATCTGCAGAAACACTTCACCCTGTCGCCGGTATTCCAGCTGGCTGGATTCAGGATAGCGGTCGGCGTACTTATAGCGATCCAGCCAGTGTTTAAATTCGTTATCGTTTCGGTCAATCAGAGTATGCGCGCCTACCAGATCGACGTTGAGCAAACCCTGTGGATCTTCCTGCTGCAGCGCCCACACCAGTATTTCCCGGCTTTCCTCGATAACGGGTCTCGCCGGGCTCTCATCCTCGGCCAACTCCAGAACGGGGACCGTGCCTTTAGGGCTGATAGCCAGCATCTGCGCCGGCTTGTTTCGAAGCACTACCTCCCGCAGCTCCACCTTCTGCCCGGCAAACAAAATACCGAGCCGCGCGCGCATAGCGTATGGACAACGACGAAAGGAATACAAACGAGGCAAAGACATTATTCTTACCAACTGGAGCTCAAGGCGACGGCCCGACAGGCAGGTTCAGTTGCGGCCCTCCGACGGGAACAGTAATCCCACAGGTTGCTCCGGTGTCAGCTGGAACTCATGGTGCAGGCTTTCGGATTTCTGTGAGGCGGTGATGTGCAGTATCCGGGAAGACTCCGGTTTGCCAAACAGATCCACATGAAAACTCAGTGGAGGCCGAGCATTATCCAGAGCAAACCGGCCCATGACAATGACCTCGTTAATATGATCATGGTGATGACCATGGCCGTCATGGGATCCTCCGGGGGACACCAGTATGTCTTCAAGGGGCAATGTCTGCTCCCGGTCCCTGAGCACCACATGCTGGCTCAGGGTCTGAATAACGGCACTCTGGTGACGGTTGAATTCACTCAGGTCGATTTCCCCATCACCATTGTCATCAATGCCTTCAAACGCCGACAGAGGCAGTGACAGCACCATGAATGCGCCGTTATCAACGATATTCAGAGTGCCGTGCCCGGCCACCATCAGATGGGCCAGAACAGGGGTAGCCAGGGTCAGCGCAAGTGCTGAAACCATGGCTGCAAGACAGGACATACGGATTTTCATGTTCGGGACTCCCGGAGAATGCCAGTTCAGAAAGGTGGCGGGGGTAACAGTTCCCCGGATGTTTCCACTTCGCCTTTAACGCAGCGCTGGAAGTATGGATAGGTGTCGGTGGCGTAGTAGTGGTAGATGCCAGCCGGAAATTCCGGGGTGACACCAACGCGGCCGTTGCACTCATCCAGATCCCCGGAGCCTTCAACATATTCCCAGTCCTGCTGGAAGGTACCCATGGGATAGGTTGTGGTCGACGGCCGGGAGGCACTGACCGAGCTGACCAGCTGGTAACTGCCGGTGATGACTTTCAGGCCGGAGCTGGCGTCATCGGCAACGCTGTAACCGTATCTGGCATAGATGGGAAAGCCGTCGGCAGCCCAGCCGATAAGCGTCATGGAGGTACTGCTGCCTGCGCGCTTGGTTATGAAGCCTTCAGGCATACCGTGATAGTGGTAGGCACCATCCGGCTGCACGTGGGCGTTGTTCTGGTCGGTTCCGAAATCGAAGCTGGTCTGTCCCAGGGCTTCGATGTTCCAGCTGCCGGAATTATCCACAAGGCTGCAGGATGTGCCTGAGTCATCACAACTGCCCGCTGTACTGGCGTCAATTTTCACACCGTTGAGTACATAGCCTGCCGGGCCGCGAGGGCCGCCAAGTTCCGTAGGTATGGTGGTTTCTGCCGGCTCCAGGGTAAAGCTTGCGGACACGACCTGTTCGGAAATGACATTGGGGTTGCCCGGGTTCGGGAAGGTGCCCACTTCGTGGTCCGGAATCCCATTGGCGGTGAGTTCCCGGGTGCTGTCAGTACAGGTCCAGGTGGAAGTGCTGGTGTAGGTCAGCGATGGCTGGCTGTTATAGGTGGTGTCATCATAATCGCACATAACACCGGAGGTGGCGCCGGTACCCGTGCTGATATCGCCGTCATCCGAGGCCAGGCTGCTGTCGTCGGAGCTGCTGTTATCAGAGCTACTGTCGCCAGAGCTGCTGTTCCCGTCGCCACATGCGACAAGGAATAACAGGAGAATACAGACACCTGCTTTCTGAAGTAGTTTCTTTTCTATGAACGGCTGCGTCATCGCTTGGCCTGCTTGTTGAAGTTGTTCGGTGCCTCGACTGGCGCAAAGGCAGTTGGTATCACACCTTAACAACACAATGTGCAACAAATATGGAGATTGTTATACGGGAGGCCAAATAATGATTGCTCAGTATGACTGAGCCCGAGTTAACACCCTCGGAACTAAAATCCTGACCTAAAGAGCATAGCGAAAACCCGGGACAACACGGTTCTCTGTCCGAATAAGGGTTACCGGCTTTCCGGATCAACCACCTCGAAGGATTGGGAGGCGAGCACCTCGAGACCTTCTTCCGCGCTGATCAGTTCCACCTGGTATTTACCTGAAGGCCAGCCGCGAGAATAGCGTAACCAGGCCTCCTGGATTTCAACGGAAGAACCCGTCAGAGGTTGTTTATCCAGTACCCACAGCGTGTCGTTATTCGTGTTGGTCCATTTCATAAAGACGAACGGCTTTGAGTAGCTGTTGGGTACCTTGTAATAGGCGTAAAGCCTGGGCGCCATGTCCGAAAATTCTGACTGCACGGCCAACTGGTTTGTGCCAATAGCACTCTTGGTGCCGAACAACAGCTCGACACCATCCTGGTTGAACGTTTCGGTGTTGTTCAGCCAGCGCTCAGCCAGCGTGCGCGCCGTTTTGGTGGGGTTTTGATAACCGAAGAAATCGTCAAGAGTAAGGTGGGTGTTGTTCAGAAGAAACCGTAGTAACTGAGCATCGTCAAGCGATGACAGGATCAGCGCCAATTCCGATTTGCTCACTTTACCCTGGGCAAGTAAGGGGCGGTAATCGATTTCGGCCAGCTCCCTGGCACCCTCCAAGGGCTCCAGTTGAACATCCGCTGTTCCATGGCCAGTGCTCGTGGCTACAGGCAACGGCTCCGCTATCCGGGACGAATTGCTGTCCGGCCCTGGCGGCGAGGAAGTTATTGGCGCATCAGCCTTACCGCCTTCTGTTTCATCGGGTGAGATGAACCAGAAGATCAGGGTGCCGGTAAGCAGCACCCCAACCAGGCACAACGATCGAATGATCATCATCTGCAACAGACCGATCAGTTCGTCTTGCTGTCCAGCCAATTCTGGGCCGCTGAACTACAGGCACTACGGGAGGAGTAGTTGCTCAGGTAGCTGTAGCTTGATGATTCACAGGTCGTGGTGTATTGCTGAAACGGGCCGTAGCAGGAAGTTTCATAGCGAATGCCACCGCTCACAGCGGTACTTCGGGTACAGAGGTTAAAATACTCCGACGGGGAGGGGTCTTCAAAACCGCCACCGCCACCGCTACCAGAGCTACCGCTACAAAGTGTTGACTTTACATTCCGGCCCAGCTCCACAACCTGCTGGTAATTACTGTAATAACTACTGGCAGAAGAGGAGTTGCCATTTTGACACGAGGCAATTGCAGCACTCAAAGTAGAGTCCGCCTGGGCGTAATAGGCGCTGACCTGAACGCCACAACTGTTCGCCTCGGCACGCTCAGATGTACTCACGATATCCGTGTAGCTACTGCAGGAACCGCCAGCAGAGGTTTGCGGACCAGTGGAGTCATCGTAGGAGCTTTCTGTGTCGTCGGACCCGCTGTCAATGCAGCCCGTCAGGATACCGCCCGCCAACAGGCTGGTCAGCAGCAGGGTGGTGCGCTTTCTGGTAATTATCATAAGTGGCTCTCTCACTTGCTTGTGCTGTTTTCTGGGCTGGGAATGTCTCTTCGGTGTTCGAAGAAAGGGCATAATATTGATTCGGCGTCATGTAACGCACCAAAACATGCCATCAATAACGACACTCTTTTTTTTGCCCTTCTAACTTATACCGCAATCCACTATCAGGCAAGGGCTTAGAACTGTGAATTCGGGTATAAGATATTCAAACGAATTGAATACGCATGTTAGAAACAGCACGAACTCATTAACGTTTCTTCTTGGCGGGTTTACGAAAATGACCAGCCAAAAGCAAAGTTACACAAATGAGAAGTATCAGAAAAAGGACCAGCAACAAGGTTCCTGAATCCACATTGGAAACTATCGATACCTGCGTGCTGAAACCCGTTGTCGCACCGCAATTACGGTTGAACACCAAGGCACGAAGGTGGCTGGAATGAAATCACTGGCCATTTTTATGCTTTAGCGCACAGGGCTTGCAGATACAGGCTTTGTTTTTGGCTGCATCAACGACCTGGTTTAACAGGCTGTCAGGAAACGTAATTTCCTCGTCCATACACCAGCATGGTTTACTGCTATTTGCCAAACAACCACAGTGATTAGGTTTATTGCACAAAGGGCAATTTTCAGGGTTTACATATTCTTCTTTATTCATAAAACAACCAGGCTAAGGAACATTACCCCCTCCCTCTCAGTTTAGCAGCGATGTATGGTGCGAGGCCTGTCACCACAAGAACAACAGGGCCGAAACGAATTCAATGCAACTGCCAGGTTTTCAGAATACTGCGCGGGCCTTCATAATACTCGCCGGCCCAGCACGGAATGTTGGGCTGTGGGCGTCAGCAGCTAGCATGTATTCTGTATTATCGTGGGCATCAAGAGCCGCTTGCGCTGCCCATTTTTCCACAATAGTAAATTTATTCTCATCTGCATCATCGCTTAACAACTCGTACCGGAGAGCAACTCAGGTGCGCCCGATAACAGCCACTGGATATGTGATGGCAGCTCACTACTGTGAGAGTATATTGTCCACATGGGCCGAACCTGCATCTTTTTGGCAGTGCTGACAGTGACACAGGTAAAAGCTGTCAAAGTCGCCTTTTACCTCAAAGCCAACGGTGCCACTGACTTCCTGAAATTCAGTGCCAATGCTCCAAACACTACCTCTGCGGCCAGATATACGTACATTAATATGTTGGGTTGACCATCGACCAGGATACCCATCAGACGACCAAAAGCCATAGATAACAATGTGGTTGCAACGATCACTAAAGCCAAGGCTATGTCTTTCCTCAATGTCATTACGAATATTAAAGCAACACCGATCGCAAGCTGTGCGCCGCCATAAGTTGCTCTAAAATCTATAGTTGCTGACGCTGAACTGGGGCTTGAGCCTGTAACCAAATTTGCCATTTCAATTGGAGCCACAATAAAAAAAGCGCCATACAGCAAAAAAAACAGAGCAGTCAAATAAACCAATAATTTCGACATACCTACTCCTATAGTAATGTTTGAAAAGAGGCCTCAACGCTGAGCGAAGCGGTGCCTTACTGCCAACGAACACATGGCGCTCGGCTTTTACTCCCGGGTCGGTATCAAGTGTTCCGAGTGGGAGACCATAGACCTCGAGGGCTGCATCGAACCTGATGTAGAGGCTGGAGCCGCAGTTTGAGCAGAAGCCTTTATGCTCACCCGGGGAAGATTCGTAGAACTTCAGTAACTCCTGACCTTTGACGGTGTTCCAATCCGAGGATGCACCTTAGCCCGCGTTCTGAACGCCGAGGAATGAAGCTTGCGGCACATTGAACAGTGACAGTTCAGAACATCCGTCAGAGGACCATTAATTTCGTACTGAATACCCCCGCAGAGACAACTACCTGTTTGCTTCATTTATTCACCTCCTTGTGTGATAACGCCTCAATCAGCCGACGCCGAAGGCGGTCGGCTGGATTGATTTTTTATACGCTGGTTGTATACAGTGTCAGTTCTTTTAAAGCTTCATAATCATCAGGGTTTTGATAAACATTTCTAAAAAGTTCAAAAGCAATCAAATCATTTTCTTTTAGCCAGGACAGGCTACTCTTTGCTCCAAAAAACCACTTATCCCTTAAAATAAAATATGTCTCAAGAAGGTTATACTGCAACCCAGCCCTTCTATGATTTCCTTCTACATCACCTTTATGCACCCGTTTTAGGTTTTTTATTCTCAACTCAACAATGTTTAATTTTTCTTTTTTAGTTAATGGATCTGGACCATTTTTTATTATTTTATTTATTTCTTTTAATAATTTACTTCCATAACCTAATTTATCAACAGCGCAGAATGCTGCGCCCATTTGAACAAAATGAGTTGGATTTTTCATGGACTCCGTAGGATATATCCATGCATCAAGAAAAATACCTTCAAAGTCACGGAAGTCTTCCGAAATACGCGGAGAGTCAAGAAAGCACGCCATATCTACATCACTTTCTTCTGTTGCATCCCCTCTTGCTCTTGAACCATAAATAATTACAGTATGCGGGTCATACTTATTAACAACCTCATTTACAGCAATTTTTGTAGTTTTATCCATATATACCTTATCTTAGAATCAAAATACTGCATTAATTCAGTAAATTCTATTTTATTGTCTTTTAATGCTTTTATCTTTGAATCAGACAGCGAAGTTAGCTATGTATATATAATTTGATGAAGCGTATAACGCCAGCGGCAAGGGCGCGACGACAGGAGCGTCCCTTGACCGCACTTGTTATGCGCATTTATTTTACACCACCAGCCAAACGGCCACCAATACACAAGAAAAAATGCCAATTGTTAGCACATCTTGAACAAGGATAGCTCTTTTAAACTTCT
This window encodes:
- a CDS encoding branched-chain amino acid ABC transporter permease — translated: MITASIISGLGMGSMYALLALGFHITFIVSQTVNFAQGSAMMVGSVLGYTFCITLGMPWLVAAFLTLSVCALYGLAIERFLVRPFHSRGSEAWLLATVAGGLLVDNIVMFTFGKEPRRFMLEAVDHRLELFGTGIGLMQLILPVVVAVIVLALVLIQRYTRLGKVLGATVQNPTAARMMGIHVTRVVAISFAVSTVFAGIAGLLIAPLVSVHSEMGMLFGLKAFAVAILGGISSLNGVVLAGLLFGLTEALIIVYLGSTLSQILTFSLVIFALAIRPNGLFGSKKLVKV
- a CDS encoding ATP-binding cassette domain-containing protein, yielding MMSPNSLVSHRWLVPSLLGLLALTGAVLSFTLGGYGLLVMTLIALTTVVCSGLNILIGLSGQISFGHVAFYAIGAYISALMTMAGVPLVLAMACAAIVTAAVGALLAIPAVRVSGPYLAMVTIAFGFIVHHGLIEWRSLTGGANGLIGVPMPDTGSLPASTGLALIAVALMVASLLFFHRLAGSSCGRAIRSVKATEIAARSLGFNPVQTKTLAFALSALFAGLAGSLLSPLMMFINPDSFPFTQSILFVLAVVVGGAGTVFGPLLGAILIVLVPELLSSMAEMRLLLFAGVLLGVLWIAPTGALGVLQARFSKPERLVPRQQPDSARLASFLTCDAGAPDGLHVKDIGIRFGGVQAAERVSFNAMPGTVTSIIGPNGAGKTTVLNMVSGFYAPDSGRIELNDDLAGLPAWKIARAGIARTYQTTQLFAGLTVLENLLAGMQRGRLGDFWRKPDPQQVDIAMDLLALVGYRGSVHTQAEALPHVDRRLVEIARALALRPRVLLLDEPAAGLSRADTDQVTGLLRTIAGYGIAVILVEHDMTMVMSVSDRILVLDSGHPIAWGEPEEIRSNPEVVRAYLGSTDYQAPPRPQAWDGSRDATLFVKDLVIDYGAAPVVEGVSLVVNPGELIAILGANGAGKSSILQAIAGLHSASGGSVVLNNENIETLDANQIAGKGLALVPEGRQVFPELSVRDNLLMGAYSRTDNANLDQDVNDILARFPRLQDRINSPAGLLSGGEQQMVAIGRGLMAKPSILLLDEPSLGLAPAMVAELYDALATLRDEGVTLLLVDQMANLALQVADRAYVLETGRVVHSGDAETLLNDPELEAAYLGENVA
- a CDS encoding amidohydrolase family protein; the protein is MSSILFKNLRLPDQPEKITELRVEDGRFTRNFSNDASPSTEIDLEGHLVLPGLIETHIHLDKACIMDRCRLQEGTLEEAVASTSAAKSEFTEADVYQRGAHILEQAISQGTTHMRTHVELDPGIGLTGFRAIRRLQQDYAWGISLEICVFPQEGLLNNPGTEELLCEALENGATVLGGCPYMDSDPAGQIQRLFELAERYNCDLDLHLDFDLNPRGMTIPEVIQCTLAHGWQHRVTIGHATKLSALEPEQFRETALALAEAGVQVTALPATDLFLTGREATHNVPRGVAPLARLHACGVTCSLSTNNVGNPFTPFGDVSLIRQANLLANVCHLGTAAELARCLAWISEESAKLIRLQDYGLTPGCKADFIALDADSPAAVIANLAQPMMAFKGGRQSFERKPAKLFVPTSPN
- a CDS encoding GNAT family N-acetyltransferase, with the translated sequence MVIVETPRLVLRELTSNDVGALSGILGDPAVMEFSTNGPCTEDDTRKFIDWCLESYREHGFGQWGIADRSSGAIIGFCGLSQVDLNGVQEVEVAYRLARAAWNQGLASEAAAAALAYGFSQCHFDSVIAIIANRHVVSARVAEKVGMKIDTYTKYRDWDVGIYRKHLEADLRIS
- a CDS encoding glutathione S-transferase, encoding MSLPRLYSFRRCPYAMRARLGILFAGQKVELREVVLRNKPAQMLAISPKGTVPVLELAEDESPARPVIEESREILVWALQQEDPQGLLNVDLVGAHTLIDRNDNEFKHWLDRYKYADRYPESSQLEYRRQGEVFLQILEHSLTRNRYLLGDDISIADIGIMPFVRQFAHVDREVFYSLPYPHLQQWLKGWLEHPAFQQAMIRFQPWQEGDEVVEFPAGSH
- a CDS encoding YHYH protein; amino-acid sequence: MTQPFIEKKLLQKAGVCILLLFLVACGDGNSSSGDSSSDNSSSDDSSLASDDGDISTGTGATSGVMCDYDDTTYNSQPSLTYTSTSTWTCTDSTRELTANGIPDHEVGTFPNPGNPNVISEQVVSASFTLEPAETTIPTELGGPRGPAGYVLNGVKIDASTAGSCDDSGTSCSLVDNSGSWNIEALGQTSFDFGTDQNNAHVQPDGAYHYHGMPEGFITKRAGSSTSMTLIGWAADGFPIYARYGYSVADDASSGLKVITGSYQLVSSVSASRPSTTTYPMGTFQQDWEYVEGSGDLDECNGRVGVTPEFPAGIYHYYATDTYPYFQRCVKGEVETSGELLPPPPF
- a CDS encoding cysteine-rich CWC family protein; protein product: MNKEEYVNPENCPLCNKPNHCGCLANSSKPCWCMDEEITFPDSLLNQVVDAAKNKACICKPCALKHKNGQ
- a CDS encoding putative quinol monooxygenase, which produces MLSDDADENKFTIVEKWAAQAALDAHDNTEYMLAADAHSPTFRAGPASIMKARAVF
- a CDS encoding DUF4345 domain-containing protein, coding for MSKLLVYLTALFFLLYGAFFIVAPIEMANLVTGSSPSSASATIDFRATYGGAQLAIGVALIFVMTLRKDIALALVIVATTLLSMAFGRLMGILVDGQPNILMYVYLAAEVVFGALALNFRKSVAPLALR
- a CDS encoding GFA family protein — protein: MKFYESSPGEHKGFCSNCGSSLYIRFDAALEVYGLPLGTLDTDPGVKAERHVFVGSKAPLRSALRPLFKHYYRSRYVEIIGLFDCSVFFAVWRFFYCGSN
- a CDS encoding nucleotidyltransferase family protein gives rise to the protein MDKTTKIAVNEVVNKYDPHTVIIYGSRARGDATEESDVDMACFLDSPRISEDFRDFEGIFLDAWIYPTESMKNPTHFVQMGAAFCAVDKLGYGSKLLKEINKIIKNGPDPLTKKEKLNIVELRIKNLKRVHKGDVEGNHRRAGLQYNLLETYFILRDKWFFGAKSSLSWLKENDLIAFELFRNVYQNPDDYEALKELTLYTTSV